A stretch of the Pantoea nemavictus genome encodes the following:
- a CDS encoding C40 family peptidase: MINSAASKVIACLFIFTLAGCSSKSSHVPAEESVDTSAEGGKQPDLIPVIAALHDQMHSWEGTKYQWGGTQLTGVDCSGFVWRTLKDRFNIPMDRVTTKELIAMGKPVDQAHLQPGDLVFFRIKRELHVGFYDTDHQFLHASVSQGVMRSSLNNPYWKSVYLEARRLPKEQNSQISFNYKNKV; this comes from the coding sequence ATGATCAATTCTGCCGCCAGCAAAGTTATCGCCTGCCTGTTTATTTTCACCCTGGCCGGTTGTTCTTCTAAGTCTTCGCATGTGCCTGCTGAAGAGAGCGTTGATACCTCGGCAGAGGGCGGCAAGCAGCCCGATTTAATTCCGGTGATTGCCGCACTGCACGATCAGATGCATTCGTGGGAAGGGACCAAATATCAGTGGGGCGGCACGCAATTAACCGGTGTTGATTGCTCCGGATTTGTCTGGCGCACGCTAAAAGATCGCTTCAATATTCCAATGGATCGCGTCACCACCAAAGAGTTAATTGCCATGGGCAAGCCGGTGGATCAAGCGCATTTACAGCCCGGCGATTTAGTCTTCTTCCGTATTAAACGCGAGCTGCACGTCGGCTTTTATGACACCGATCATCAGTTCCTGCATGCGTCAGTAAGCCAAGGTGTTATGCGCTCATCGTTAAATAATCCGTACTGGAAATCGGTTTATTTAGAGGCACGACGCTTGCCGAAAGAACAGAACTCTCAGATTAGTTTCAATTATAAAAACAAAGTCTGA